In Brassica napus cultivar Da-Ae chromosome C2, Da-Ae, whole genome shotgun sequence, the sequence TCAGATGTCGAAATTTGAGCCTTTGGAttatgctgccctaaatctctctggagataattatctagaatgggtaatgaacacttcagttgccctgaagtctagaggactcgggaaatgtatcattgaTGGCAATAATGcaattgaaagtgaaaagcattgagccataacaattatgcgctatcatctcactgaggatctGAGAGATCAGTACTTAAATAttgaggatccttgtgacctttgGACAAAACTAAATTCCAGATACTCAATGGCATTATGGCGAAAAGCCATGAATAAATGGAAGATTCTCAGGTTCCAGGATTTAGAATCTGTGGACGAATATAATTCTGCTCTGATGAAAATCGCctatagtcttgaactatgtggtgaagTGGTAACAAATGAGGATTTACTATATCAAAACctattccacattccatccaaaggatcTGTTGTTATCACATAAGGCTAAGGGTTTCACCACCTATAATGACCTATTGTCATGCCTATTGGCAACTGAGCAAAGAGAGCAGAAAGTTATAGATACCATTAGCAGATTTGAAaaacttcagaaaagatacattgagcaacaaaacagtgagatgagacctcctGAAGCCAATGAGGCTAAAAATGATAAGGAGGAATCCAAAGAAGCCGTGTGGAAATATATGGATTGTGAGGCCGGCTTATACATTGACTAAAGAAACGAGATTTCGAcattctgattttatgttttatgtttttctttgatTTGCTTGTCATTTACAATTTTATAGCAATAATAAGAGTTGTTTTTAGTTATCATGTTTGACTTGCTTGATGATTTCTTGATTGATAAATgacaataaaaacttaataaaaggataGTCAGTCTATTATAGACCACAACATTACCTAAAGGGGAATGAATTTATTCACCCAATAAaagacccattgagttataaagacTTGAGCATGAATGGTTTCCACATTGAACCAATGGGCAGAGGAAACAAAAGTTCCTTTCAGATTATAAGAAAATCACCTAAGGCCTTATaagaaagtggtcaagactatacctACATACTCTActgatctagactatgccaaggatcagtatgataaaggcAAAAGCCATGGTAACCTGTATACCCACGAAattttatacactttatggcatgaCTGGATTAGCCATCCAGGTCTTTAAAAATTGATGCACATATTGCaaaaggcacaaagagttatcccataaaatctcacgttgtgtaacatgtacacaagggaaattCATTAGGCTCTATTGTCCCAAGTACCACGtgattatagtatgtccatgagggggaGTGAGGACAAACTGTGATCCATGAACATACTACAAATCCGTGTGACATGGTCTATGACCATAGTAAGACTTGGCCGAATTTTTTATACTACAAAGGCCACTACCTAATGCTTGGGGACACAAGGATTTACATGTGTAAGgttaatatgcatcaggccatataagtgagcatagataatCCCATCTCagaatgaatacgggtcataaaccagacatataccATCCTaatagattttgaataaaccaccacatacatatgtgccgtctaggatggaacctcagaagaggatgagaaaaaagattgggaatatatgttggataggaaCATGTCTTTCTCTCACGTTTTTTAAGAGACCTTgtgccaaatatgggtgatcaaattatggccaggtacacggattgcatgactgatgaatccgactatccaacatcaGGGGGAGAAAGaaataagctggtaaaagagaataagagaaatagaatggtatttaccatcattgtcttggcaagatcctcggactataaaatatgatttaagacgtccaaagaatgtgatcaaatgatataaaagctagcagaaatagatgccagacacattgacccgaaaagaaaagaatgactaagtcataccaTCTTAGcaccacgaatttgatgtcctaagagacacaatcaagttgctatagtgtctatacaagatagaccaataagttccaaaagataagaaaccCCGGAAAGAAatgaaaggtgcatagaatgataCAAATCCGAGTTCAAAGGAAACCAGTCCAGATAGAGAGATAAGGCTGGCcagctaaacatctaaggtaccaaaccatgtagtttgggacgccaaactgcaaGGTAGTAAAGGTCCtagataataagatctcaaatctattAGATCATATCTGGAACACTATGGAACTACATAAGAGTGTTAACACCAATGATGTATTTACATATAAGAGAGCTCATAAAAGAAAGTAGCACTTGAGTTTAAAGATATAAATCTAGGATCATAAACCCACgtaagagtactcataaagaatAAAGATCAGATTAAAAGAAAACGTGAGGTTTAAAGAGTTTAAAGAAGAGATGGACGTATTGGCCAAATATATAGAAACGTCATCTGATGATATAGACCAGTggataaatgggtcttgtgagggaaagaAAATCGTGAGATGAGGAACGTGACCAAGCAGTCAAGAGGTCGTTCACATTACTACTTACAGCATTCAAAGAATAacttgttacacaaggataccCATAAAGACCAAAGGAACAAATTATAAGGAAATatactcctatgtggtggatgctactacacaAACTCGAAATTGATGAAGtctggaaacaaaagaaataatgatgtagtaagcagtatattgatcactggataaagaaaacaaaggtaccagaaagatgagaaaagaagttCTCAAAGAACATCATTGTTCCTAAGTTGTTCATGGACTGAAGCAAAAGCAGCTGCATTGAATATGATAAGACTAAGTACAACTTAGTGAAGGAGTTCGAAAAAGAACAATCCAAATCAGTccatatattcttataaaagaAATCCCTTGTGTTTATAATAAATCAGCACTGCAAGTAGGTCATGAGATGCCATCAAAGAAAGTGTGGACTGCGATGTTTTTCAAGTAATAAGATTATAGTATGGGACTGCAATGTAAGCACAAGCCATTATGTTTATATCAGTGGATAAAAGGAAACCATAATGGTCCAAGAGAGTGACCAGAAGTATGTCTGGTCGAGGTCAAATGGATATGGCACTGCTGAAGGCAAGaaagatcgataaccatgtaTAAAGGTGCTTGAGTGTATTTGActgcagatctatagtttgatGAGATTATAAAACTCATTGCAGCAATGATTATTAATGATATGACCTTAGACACTCATGGGGTATGGACGAgtatagacaaggtctataaCTCAACATGGATCGACCAATGAAGAAAGATCGGCTATAATGGATAAGCCATTAGCACATACGGGTGATGTATGTCCGAATGGACGAAGGCATGTCCGTGAGAAGCCAAGTGATTCGTATGTGTTtgggtcgatgactcaatatatatattaaagtgtcCACGGTATGGCAAAGCCATGTGACTAGAGGATCCGTGGGACATGAGAGGACTTGCGAGTAAAGTTTGATCGCAGATTAGAGGTTCATCCGAGTACTGGTCGAGTGCCATCCGTCCGACCAGGATATAGAGTGGTCAGCTGCAAAAGATGCACGTCTTGACCATGTCTTAATGAAGTTCCAGAAGATATGAGAGTTACAAGATAACTCAAGTTACAATTCGACAAGAGCTATTCCTGcatcaacgttcaagaagctcaAAGGACTACAAGTTCAGTCATATGATATGTCAGCCGACTTCTTCACCATGTCTACACAAACCACACGTCCATGAAATTTATCTATCAGTTTGGGACGTGCCAATTAAAGGACCAGTTCAAGACTTAGCGCCCATGAAGCTAAACTATCAAATTGTCCATGCGCCAACTTGAAGAACATACACGGGGGTACAAGTCAGCGGGAGTtcatgttgtactctttttccttatccatggttttgtcccactgggtttttctGGAAagattttaatgaggcaacattaagcatgtTATAAGCCCTGaaccggatgtgtcgatcaagggagagtgttataaaccaagtgGTGATCGATCCATATCAGGCCCAAACCGTCTGGTCCATCAGCTATTCATCCGGCCCATTCGCTAATGACTTAGGCGAATGAGAGTTTACATTTATCTATACTTGATGTTTATCATTTTCCATATGTATTTAAGATAAGTACTATTTCATATTTCTATTAGgaataagatttatttttctcttatgATGGTCTAAATAAGACGGTCTaatacttatataaatatagaccTTTTGTCATGAGTAATAATAAGCTTACACATCATCTCTTTTATAACAGCATTacaaatgtataaaataataattaggtAATCATAGCTCTGCTAAATGGACCATTGTGAGTTTTTTGTATCTGAAGTTTAGAGTTTCAGCCATTGATCTCCAGATATGAACTCCATCCCAAGAAAAGGCTTCGCTTCATCTTGAGTAAGACTCTTCGACCACGGTACTCGACCTGTTCTATCCGCTCCTTTTCCTGTGCAATTATACTCTCCGAATAGCAcctcactacaaaaaaaaaaagaaaaagaaaaaaaaaatagtctttgtgttttttttttcagacagaACAGCTGAGTTGCTCAGTTTCAAGAtccttttttgttgttgttacctGTCCCTGGCAGGGTCACTCCAGTCATCCCAGCCCGCAGGAGTGATGACATCAGCAATGTAACAGTTTGAATAAACAATTCTGGCGTAGTTTCCCCAAGCTCGTCCTAGGGTAACATTCCCTGTTCCACTGATGGTACAGTTCACAAACGAGAAACCAGTATCTTCATTCTCTTTGTCTCTATGGTGAGCCGCGATGGATCCAAACCTCTTTGCGTTTGAGCTGATATAACAGTTCTGTGGTGTTTTTACCAAAAGACACACAAAAATGTaagatgattttgtttttgatattaaAGAATTAATGGACAAGTGAAAAAGGGTTATTTACCCGGTAAAGCGACTTGGCGTTGCCAAAGATGAAGTCAACATTTCCTTCGATATAGCATTTGAGGAAGTAGTGAGATCCACTTTCATCATCAAGAGTGTCTTGTGATCCCAAAATTCTTACACTGTACAACATTGCTTTGTCCCCTTTTATCCTCAGGGCCGCCGCTTGGTTCCCTTGATCTCCCGGCACTGCCACCACCGTGTTCTGCACTCATTCCCAAAATCAGATCAAATAAATTCAAACTCCATAGAGAAGAACAAAAAGAAGAGACCAGATATAGGACCTGGATAGTGATGGCAGTGGCGCAGAAGAAGTCAGAGTCTACTGTAACAGTGGCTGTTCTGTAAGTGCCGATTTCACTACCATTGGAATAACGGTCTGAAGCTTTATCGCTCCAAGTAATTACTGTCTTTCCCACGTACTTCTCATCGCCTATGAACGAAATGTACGGTTTTGTGATCGGCACATTCACCTTCTCCCTGCAACGACCAAGACAtaacgtttaaaaaaaaaaaaaaacagaaaaacaaaGATTCGGTGAAATGCGTTTTTTGGAATGAAATCTTTGCGCTTAATTCTTTTGCATTCCTTAAAATGTTGACcagttaaaatgaaaaaaataaaaaaaaatattctatttcATTCCATATTATTCCATAGATGCATGATAGAGTAGAGAGAGGTATAGTTGTATTATGAACATTCATTTCACAACAAAATAGATTTAGAATAAGTGGAATGATGATTCTATTCCACAAATAATTATTCCTATAATTTCATCTGTTTACTAGTCACCAGTTACGCAAGAGTATATGACACAGACAGAGAATCTGTGGAAAGATGTATTACAAAAACTACACACGTAACTGATGTGTAAGATTATCCTACCAACTTTATTATAAATGTTAACAAAACGTTTATAATCTTCTACTTAAAAAACACGGGTTTTGTCTTTGTTCAGAATCTTTGATTTACCTGTAAATCCCAGGAAGAATGTAGATTTTAACTCTCTGAGAATTGGAATCAGGAACCATATCAACAGCTCCTTGAACTGTAACAGAGTCTCCTCTTCCGTTCTTTTCAACCACAATCACTCTGCTCCCATATTCAGCGTTTGAGGGCGCCAGATATTCTCGGCTGACCCCATTATCGTGTTTAAGGCTCCTCTCCCTTCTGACATCTTCCACAACACTTAAGTCTTCCCAGCTTATGTATCTCCCCAACTCGTTACCTTTATCATCATTCTGCAACAATCCTGATGTCCCTAAACCCAACAGAACCCAAAAACAGAGAAATGAAACCGAGGGAATAAAGGCTTTGGCTTTCATGGAGAATGTCTCTGGAATgatcagaagaagaaaacaaaaagttaaTTAGTGTGGTTTCTTTTGTCAGAGTTGTGAAGAAAAACGTTTTCAGGTTCTGTTTCTTCTATACCCTCTTACGTGGGAGTGAGTTAAATAAGATGGGTTTTTAATAAGTACGAGGACTCTCTCTTACACCATGTACAATGAAGGgaataaaatattctaattgTTGTATACAATGATTATATTCAAAGTCCAAATTTGATGATCTTTTAGTATTTGGTATTAAAAAGATTTAACATATTGAATAAAAAGAAAGTATAGACCACCGGTGATACATTTCActttatagagatttttcatattttcatatctTTCTAACTATTTAAGAGCA encodes:
- the LOC106379874 gene encoding pectinesterase QRT1; the encoded protein is MKAKAFIPSVSFLCFWVLLGLGTSGLLQNDDKGNELGRYISWEDLSVVEDVRRERSLKHDNGVSREYLAPSNAEYGSRVIVVEKNGRGDSVTVQGAVDMVPDSNSQRVKIYILPGIYREKVNVPITKPYISFIGDEKYVGKTVITWSDKASDRYSNGSEIGTYRTATVTVDSDFFCATAITIQNTVVAVPGDQGNQAAALRIKGDKAMLYSVRILGSQDTLDDESGSHYFLKCYIEGNVDFIFGNAKSLYRNCYISSNAKRFGSIAAHHRDKENEDTGFSFVNCTISGTGNVTLGRAWGNYARIVYSNCYIADVITPAGWDDWSDPARDSEVLFGEYNCTGKGADRTGRVPWSKSLTQDEAKPFLGMEFISGDQWLKL